In the Colwellia sp. 20A7 genome, one interval contains:
- a CDS encoding sugar O-acetyltransferase, producing MKRRFDSITPTLINQRKSVHELCRQFTRSPSKGNLKRLKALFFSCGDDVFIEYGFHMEYGDNISIGERTFINTHCTIVDGSKDANSKINIGTDCLIGPNVQLLAVSHDVDPNERLAKHNYADDILIGNNVWLGGGVIVLAGVNIGDNSTVGAGSVVTKNIEANTFYAGNPAVKIRDL from the coding sequence ATGAAAAGACGTTTTGACAGTATTACACCTACATTAATAAACCAACGAAAATCTGTTCATGAACTGTGCCGTCAATTTACTCGTAGCCCGAGTAAAGGCAATTTAAAACGTTTGAAAGCCTTATTTTTCTCATGCGGCGATGATGTATTTATTGAATATGGTTTTCATATGGAATACGGCGACAATATTAGTATTGGCGAGAGAACCTTTATAAACACACATTGCACCATTGTTGATGGTTCGAAAGACGCTAATAGTAAAATAAACATTGGTACTGATTGCCTTATTGGCCCTAATGTACAATTACTGGCTGTTTCTCATGATGTCGATCCCAATGAGCGATTAGCTAAACATAACTATGCTGACGATATTCTCATTGGCAATAATGTTTGGCTAGGTGGCGGGGTGATTGTACTAGCAGGTGTAAATATTGGCGACAATAGTACGGTTGGCGCGGGTAGTGTAGTCACTAAAAATATTGAAGCGAATACTTTTTATGCTGGAAACCCTGCAGTGAAGATTCGTGATCTATAA